The Burkholderia cepacia ATCC 25416 genome includes a window with the following:
- a CDS encoding porin — translation MAKKTLLALAACALPAVSFAQSSVTMFGLMDAGISYVSNEGGHGNAKFDDNIFFPNLLGFEGKEDLGAGTRAIFRLVNQYSLGNGSIIGGGLFARQAYVGLENDHYGKLTLGNQYEFMVDALAAGGNEIAQDLVGLYGFRNGPFDKLALPNNPTGAFDWDRVAGSNRVANSVKYTSPSLSGLTFGALYGFGNVAGSVGANNTVSVGASYDNGPFGAGAAYTNQKYGASAGLPPTSVRNWGAGVHYTLGTVTGKALVTTVRNSANGAGAWSAEAGASWHPSPAWVVGASYTYMKGNDTLDNAHAHQFLAAVQYWLSKRTMVYVAGVHQRANHGSNAQINGVMDANGASSGALQSIARVGFSTRF, via the coding sequence TGTTCGGGCTGATGGATGCCGGCATCAGCTACGTCAGCAACGAAGGCGGCCACGGCAACGCGAAGTTCGACGACAACATCTTCTTTCCGAACCTGCTCGGTTTCGAAGGCAAGGAGGATCTCGGCGCGGGCACGCGCGCGATCTTCCGGCTCGTGAACCAGTATTCGCTCGGCAACGGCTCGATCATCGGCGGCGGCTTGTTCGCGCGGCAGGCCTACGTCGGGCTGGAGAACGATCATTACGGCAAGCTCACGCTCGGCAACCAGTACGAGTTCATGGTCGATGCGCTCGCCGCCGGCGGCAACGAGATCGCGCAGGATCTCGTCGGCCTGTACGGCTTTCGCAACGGGCCGTTCGACAAGCTCGCCTTGCCGAACAACCCCACCGGCGCGTTCGACTGGGATCGCGTCGCGGGCAGCAATCGCGTCGCGAATTCCGTCAAGTACACGAGCCCGTCGCTGTCGGGCCTGACCTTCGGCGCGCTGTACGGTTTCGGGAACGTCGCGGGGTCGGTCGGTGCGAACAACACGGTCAGCGTCGGCGCGAGCTACGACAACGGCCCGTTCGGCGCGGGCGCGGCCTATACGAACCAGAAATACGGCGCGTCGGCGGGGCTCCCGCCGACCAGCGTGCGCAACTGGGGCGCGGGCGTGCACTACACACTCGGCACGGTCACGGGGAAGGCGCTCGTGACGACCGTACGGAACTCGGCGAACGGCGCGGGCGCGTGGTCGGCGGAAGCCGGCGCGTCGTGGCATCCGTCGCCCGCGTGGGTGGTCGGCGCGAGCTACACCTACATGAAAGGCAACGACACGCTCGACAATGCGCACGCGCACCAGTTCCTGGCGGCCGTCCAGTACTGGCTGTCGAAGCGCACGATGGTGTACGTGGCGGGCGTGCATCAGCGCGCGAACCACGGCAGCAACGCGCAGATCAACGGCGTGATGGACGCGAACGGCGCATCGAGCGGCGCACTGCAGTCGATCGCGCGGGTCGGATTCAGTACGCGGTTCTGA
- the ansP gene encoding L-asparagine permease, producing MASIPEPAPTGDTSKRNWLESHEAGYHKTLGNRQVQMIAIGGAIGTGLFLGAGARLQAAGPSLAIVYLVCGVFSFLILRALGELVMHRPSSGSFVSYAREFLGEKASFVAGWMYFLNWAMTGIVDITAVALYMHYWAPFSGVPQWIFALAALCIVATMNLIGVKWFAEMEFWFALIKVAAIVLFLVIGSVILGTGGHVAGHDTGMHLITDNGGFFPHGLMPALVLVQGVVFAFAGVELVGTAAGECKDARKVLPRAINNVIWRIAIFYVASVVLLVCLLPWSAYKAGQSPFVTFFGALGVPGIGSVMNLVVLTAALSSLNSGLYSTGRVLRSLAMGGSAPAFLGRMSGQSVPYAGILVTVAIYVVGVLLNYLVPSSVFEIVLNIASLGIISTWAFIVVCQMKFRAAVARGEVDDVSFRMPGAPVTSWLTLLFLLGVLVLMAFDYPNGTWTIASIPLVALLLVAGWKWLSGRAHRASLKPTIPSVALTQNVLEKDGD from the coding sequence ATGGCATCGATTCCCGAACCCGCGCCGACCGGCGACACCAGCAAACGGAACTGGCTCGAATCCCACGAGGCCGGCTATCACAAGACCCTCGGCAATCGACAGGTGCAGATGATCGCGATCGGCGGCGCCATCGGTACCGGCCTGTTCCTCGGCGCGGGCGCGCGCCTGCAGGCCGCCGGGCCGTCGCTCGCGATCGTCTATCTGGTGTGCGGCGTGTTTTCCTTCCTGATCCTGCGCGCGCTCGGCGAGCTCGTGATGCATCGCCCGAGCAGCGGCAGCTTCGTGTCGTATGCGCGCGAATTCCTGGGCGAGAAAGCGTCGTTCGTCGCCGGATGGATGTATTTCCTGAACTGGGCGATGACCGGCATCGTCGACATCACCGCGGTCGCGCTCTACATGCATTACTGGGCGCCGTTTTCGGGCGTGCCGCAGTGGATCTTCGCGCTCGCCGCACTGTGCATCGTCGCGACGATGAACCTGATCGGCGTGAAGTGGTTCGCCGAGATGGAATTCTGGTTTGCGTTGATCAAGGTCGCCGCGATCGTGCTGTTTCTCGTGATCGGCAGCGTGATCCTCGGCACCGGCGGGCACGTCGCCGGCCATGACACGGGCATGCACCTGATCACCGACAACGGCGGGTTCTTCCCGCACGGGCTGATGCCGGCGCTGGTGCTGGTGCAGGGCGTGGTGTTCGCGTTCGCGGGCGTCGAACTGGTCGGCACCGCCGCCGGCGAATGCAAGGACGCGCGCAAGGTGTTGCCGCGCGCGATCAACAACGTGATCTGGCGCATCGCGATCTTCTACGTCGCGTCGGTGGTCCTGCTGGTCTGCCTGCTGCCGTGGAGTGCGTACAAGGCGGGCCAGAGCCCGTTCGTCACGTTTTTCGGCGCGCTCGGCGTGCCCGGCATCGGTTCGGTGATGAACCTGGTGGTCTTGACCGCGGCACTGTCGAGTCTCAACTCGGGACTGTATTCGACCGGGCGCGTGCTGCGTTCGCTCGCAATGGGCGGCTCGGCCCCGGCGTTCCTCGGCAGGATGAGCGGGCAATCCGTGCCGTACGCGGGCATTCTCGTGACGGTCGCGATCTACGTGGTCGGCGTGCTGCTCAACTACCTGGTGCCGTCGAGCGTGTTCGAGATCGTGCTGAACATCGCGTCGCTCGGCATCATCAGCACGTGGGCATTCATCGTCGTGTGCCAGATGAAGTTCCGCGCGGCGGTCGCGCGCGGCGAGGTGGACGACGTGTCGTTCAGGATGCCCGGCGCGCCCGTGACGTCATGGCTGACGCTGCTGTTCCTGCTCGGCGTGCTGGTCCTGATGGCATTCGACTATCCGAACGGCACGTGGACGATCGCGTCGATCCCGCTCGTCGCGCTGTTGCTCGTGGCCGGCTGGAAGTGGCTGAGCGGCCGCGCGCACCGCGCGTCGCTCAAGCCGACGATTCCGTCGGTCGCGCTCACGCAGAACGTGCTCGAGAAGGACGGCGACTGA